In a genomic window of Polycladomyces abyssicola:
- a CDS encoding GNAT family N-acetyltransferase: protein MDGPYTAGSLSAGGPEAHRDPGYWERSDKDGMPWLGLLMIHRDFQRRGFGRESAGGFLQWAATQGWPEVRLGVVKENRDALSFWRALGFREYERKEKRLPSGVKQIICMRYEMHFE from the coding sequence ATGGACGGGCCGTATACCGCTGGGAGTCTTTCGGCGGGAGGACCGGAAGCTCATAGGGATCCTGGATACTGGGAACGGTCGGACAAAGATGGTATGCCGTGGTTGGGGCTGTTGATGATCCACCGCGACTTTCAGAGACGCGGTTTTGGCCGCGAATCGGCGGGAGGATTCCTCCAGTGGGCAGCCACCCAAGGGTGGCCCGAGGTGCGTCTGGGGGTGGTGAAGGAAAACCGGGACGCGCTTTCGTTTTGGCGCGCGTTGGGATTCCGTGAGTACGAAAGGAAGGAGAAACGCTTGCCTTCCGGGGTCAAGCAGATCATCTGTATGAGGTATGAAATGCACTTTGAGTAA
- a CDS encoding SDR family NAD(P)-dependent oxidoreductase — protein MRLKEKVAVITGAGSGMGKKAAEMFAAEGAKVAVLERNEEAGREAAESIVRQGGEAAFFPCDVADEASVKQAIEGAHQRFGRLDVLYNNAGIMPEADHSVIDTSVEVWDQVMAVNVRGIFLTCKYTIPHMIRQGKGSIINIASFVALVGCSVPQDAYTASKGAVISLTKSLAIQFRPKGIRSNVICPGPIETPLMTEWLLKDEEARRIRLSRQPSGRFGRPEDIVHCAIYLASDESDWTNGAVITIDGGITSNYF, from the coding sequence ATGCGCCTGAAAGAGAAAGTAGCTGTCATCACCGGTGCCGGTAGCGGGATGGGAAAAAAGGCGGCGGAGATGTTCGCCGCCGAGGGAGCAAAAGTCGCCGTGCTGGAACGGAACGAGGAGGCGGGGCGAGAAGCAGCTGAATCCATCGTCCGGCAAGGGGGAGAAGCGGCTTTCTTCCCCTGCGATGTGGCCGATGAGGCCAGTGTGAAGCAGGCGATCGAAGGAGCCCATCAACGGTTTGGCCGGCTGGATGTGCTGTACAATAACGCGGGGATTATGCCGGAAGCGGATCACTCCGTCATTGACACATCCGTTGAGGTATGGGATCAGGTGATGGCGGTAAATGTCCGGGGTATCTTTCTGACCTGCAAATACACGATTCCCCATATGATCCGACAGGGGAAAGGGTCGATCATCAATATAGCTTCCTTTGTCGCCCTGGTCGGGTGCAGTGTACCTCAAGACGCTTATACCGCTTCCAAGGGGGCAGTGATTTCCCTCACGAAATCGCTGGCCATTCAATTCCGGCCCAAAGGGATTCGAAGCAACGTGATCTGTCCGGGGCCGATTGAAACCCCGCTGATGACGGAATGGCTGTTGAAGGATGAGGAAGCCCGGCGCATCCGCCTCAGCCGCCAGCCCAGCGGACGGTTCGGCCGACCGGAGGACATCGTCCATTGCGCGATTTACCTTGCCTCCGACGAATCCGATTGGACCAACGGCGCGGTCATCACCATCGACGGTGGGATTACCAGCAACTATTTTTAA
- a CDS encoding glutamine synthetase family protein, producing the protein MTTVQTASPDILKQWIAEDMVDTIILGFCDMQGRLVGKRLTADYFLEVMDKGTHFCDYLLGTDMEMTTPEGFSAVGWEKGYGDWTAKPDWETLRLIPWLEKTALILADVVDEEGRLVEIAPRSVLKRQLERAAQMGFDLYMASELEFYLIRNTYEEAWSKGYEGLNLGGHYNEDYQLLQGTRNEPLYRLFREQLTQAGIPVECTKGEAGIAQHEINVRYSPALEAADRHVLLKHGMKEMAIQQGVAVTFMAKPDHEWTGSSCHIHVSLRDRESGKNAFFDPEEERGMSRTMRHFLAGVIRHMRETAILFAPNVNSYKRYITASWAPTNIVWGWDNRTCGLRIVGKGESLRIENRFPGADANPYLAYAAMIASGLEGIEQGYELDAACEGNGYNQTGTHRLPVSLYEAILAFSESGFVRKALGEEVAAHYLNAARVEQQAYDRIVTDWEKRRYFERI; encoded by the coding sequence ATGACGACAGTCCAGACGGCATCTCCGGATATTTTGAAGCAATGGATTGCCGAAGATATGGTGGATACGATCATCCTGGGATTTTGCGATATGCAGGGGCGGTTGGTCGGCAAACGGCTGACAGCAGATTATTTCCTCGAAGTCATGGATAAAGGTACGCATTTCTGCGACTATTTGCTGGGGACAGATATGGAAATGACCACCCCGGAGGGTTTTTCAGCGGTAGGGTGGGAAAAGGGATACGGCGATTGGACGGCAAAGCCGGATTGGGAGACGCTTCGCCTGATCCCTTGGTTGGAAAAAACGGCCTTGATCCTGGCAGATGTGGTGGATGAGGAAGGCAGACTGGTGGAGATCGCCCCGCGCTCCGTCCTGAAGCGGCAGCTGGAACGGGCCGCACAAATGGGCTTTGATCTGTACATGGCGAGCGAGCTGGAGTTTTACCTGATCCGGAATACCTACGAAGAAGCGTGGAGCAAGGGGTATGAAGGGTTGAATCTCGGCGGTCATTATAATGAAGATTATCAACTTTTGCAGGGAACGCGAAATGAACCTTTGTACCGTTTGTTCCGGGAGCAACTCACACAGGCGGGGATCCCGGTGGAGTGCACGAAAGGGGAAGCGGGCATCGCCCAGCATGAGATCAATGTACGGTACAGTCCGGCGTTGGAAGCAGCTGACCGACACGTGCTGCTCAAACACGGCATGAAGGAGATGGCGATCCAGCAAGGGGTGGCAGTGACATTTATGGCCAAGCCGGATCACGAATGGACCGGTTCCAGCTGTCACATTCACGTGAGCCTGAGGGACCGGGAAAGTGGGAAAAATGCCTTTTTCGATCCGGAGGAGGAGCGGGGCATGTCACGGACGATGCGTCATTTCCTTGCGGGTGTCATTCGTCATATGCGGGAGACGGCGATCCTGTTTGCCCCCAATGTCAATTCCTACAAACGGTACATCACCGCCAGCTGGGCACCGACCAACATCGTCTGGGGTTGGGACAACCGGACCTGTGGGCTGCGAATCGTGGGCAAAGGGGAGAGCCTCCGGATCGAAAACCGTTTCCCCGGAGCCGATGCCAATCCATATCTCGCATATGCGGCCATGATTGCTTCCGGATTGGAAGGCATCGAACAAGGTTATGAGCTGGACGCGGCCTGTGAAGGCAACGGATATAATCAGACCGGTACACACCGTCTCCCTGTTTCCCTGTACGAAGCGATCTTGGCGTTTTCCGAAAGCGGGTTCGTTCGGAAAGCGTTGGGAGAAGAGGTCGCCGCTCACTACCTGAATGCTGCTCGGGTGGAACAGCAAGCGTATGACCGAATCGTCACCGATTGGGAAAAACGGCGATACTTTGAACGCATTTAA
- a CDS encoding NAD-dependent succinate-semialdehyde dehydrogenase: MWIGGQWVDSVTGETVTVINPANGEVVGDVPKAGRKETAQAVDAAHQAFPAWSGLTAAERGAYLKKWAEEIRRNRESLARLLTMEQGKPLSEALEEVDAAADFSEWYGEEAKRVAGEALPGSKRDQRILVIRQPLGVAALITPWNYPATMVTRKMAAALAAGCTVVLKPASQTPLTAAFLMQLLEKTGLPTGVANLVTGNASEIGQALLDDPKVRKISFTGSTEVGKQLIEASARQVKRLSLELGGNAPLIVFSDADVDRAVAAAVGNKFENCGQMCNGINVIYVHEHLLDDFLQKLVERVGQLRVGFGWEPGTEIGPVIDESGIRKIDELVRDAVEKGAEILTGGRRLLEGPLARGTFYAPTVLAGVSFDMRITQEEIFGPVAPVVSFSDEEEIVKRVNDTPYGLAAYFFTKDIRRAFTVAEGLEFGMVAVNGTSLSVPQAPFGGIKESGQGREGGRYGMEEFLNIKYLSINL; this comes from the coding sequence ATGTGGATCGGTGGACAATGGGTGGACAGCGTAACGGGCGAAACAGTTACCGTGATCAACCCCGCCAACGGGGAAGTGGTGGGGGACGTACCCAAAGCAGGTCGAAAGGAAACAGCACAAGCAGTGGATGCCGCACATCAGGCGTTTCCCGCCTGGTCCGGTTTGACGGCTGCCGAACGGGGGGCTTATCTCAAAAAGTGGGCGGAGGAAATCCGTCGCAACCGGGAGTCGTTGGCACGCCTCCTTACGATGGAGCAGGGGAAACCTTTGTCGGAAGCGTTGGAAGAAGTGGATGCGGCGGCGGATTTTTCGGAGTGGTACGGTGAAGAAGCCAAACGGGTGGCGGGGGAAGCCCTCCCCGGCTCCAAACGCGACCAACGCATCCTGGTGATTCGCCAACCATTGGGCGTGGCGGCATTGATCACGCCGTGGAACTATCCGGCCACGATGGTAACGCGGAAAATGGCAGCCGCACTGGCCGCTGGATGTACGGTGGTGTTGAAACCGGCCAGCCAGACTCCCTTGACCGCCGCTTTTCTCATGCAATTGCTTGAGAAGACGGGACTACCGACCGGTGTGGCCAACCTGGTGACGGGAAACGCAAGTGAAATCGGACAAGCGTTGTTGGATGATCCCAAGGTGCGGAAAATCTCCTTCACCGGTTCCACCGAGGTGGGCAAACAGCTGATCGAAGCCTCGGCCCGGCAGGTGAAACGGCTGTCGTTGGAACTGGGCGGCAACGCACCGTTGATTGTGTTTTCCGATGCGGACGTGGATCGTGCGGTGGCGGCTGCGGTGGGCAATAAATTTGAGAACTGCGGGCAGATGTGTAACGGGATCAACGTCATCTACGTCCACGAGCATTTGCTGGATGACTTCCTGCAAAAATTGGTCGAACGGGTTGGGCAGCTCCGTGTTGGTTTCGGTTGGGAGCCGGGAACCGAGATTGGCCCAGTGATCGATGAATCCGGCATCAGGAAAATCGACGAACTGGTCCGGGATGCGGTGGAGAAGGGAGCCGAGATCTTGACCGGTGGTCGGCGGCTTTTGGAAGGACCGTTGGCGCGGGGGACCTTCTACGCCCCTACCGTGTTGGCCGGTGTGTCCTTTGATATGCGCATTACGCAGGAGGAAATTTTCGGTCCGGTAGCACCCGTGGTTTCCTTTTCCGATGAGGAGGAGATCGTGAAACGGGTGAACGATACTCCTTACGGACTGGCTGCCTACTTTTTCACCAAGGATATCCGTCGCGCGTTCACGGTGGCGGAGGGGTTGGAATTCGGCATGGTTGCGGTGAATGGCACCTCCTTGAGCGTCCCGCAAGCGCCGTTCGGAGGGATCAAGGAGAGCGGACAGGGACGAGAAGGTGGACGTTACGGGATGGAAGAGTTTCTCAACATCAAGTATCTGTCGATCAATCTGTAA